The genomic region CGTCATGCTCTATGCCGCTGGCGGCATACTCGCGGAGGTCGGGGTCTGCCGCGAACTGGTAGAGCGTGTTGAACGGCAGGAACTGGAGGCCGTTGCGCGCGTAGAGCTCGGGGAAGGGGACGAGACGATGTACGGCATCCACGCCCGCCTCGTGCCGCGCGTCACGGTAGTGGCGCGGGCCGGCGACGAGTTCGCCGTGTCGCAGCAGGCCGTAGTCGACGGCCCAGGCGTCGATGCCGATCGACGCGATGCGCTCGCCGCGTCGAGCAGCGGATGCCGCGGCATCCGCGAGCCCGTCGAGCACCGCCTCCCGCAGCGCGGCGACGTTCCAGTGCAGCCCGTCGGCGCGCCGCACGGGCTCGTTCGCAAAGCGCGCGATCTCGTCGAGCTCGAGGACGGGGGGATTCTCGCCCGAGTCGTCACCGGAATATGCCCGACCGAGCATGACTCGGCCACTCGTGGCACCGAGGTCGACGGCGGCGACCACCACGGGTGAAGCGTCGCCCGAACCCGAACCCGTGCCCGTTCCGGACGTTTCCGCCCGTCCGGCCGGGCGCGGACGTCCGGAAGGGCGACCACTTCTCGTGGTGCTCACCGCAGGAACGCCGCGGCGACGCCGGCGTCGACGGGGATGTGCAGTCCGGTCGTGTGGTCGAGGTCGCTGGCGCAGAGCACGAACACCGCGTTGGCGACGTTCTCGGGCAGCACCTCGCGCTTGAGCAGGGTGCGCTGCGCGTAGTACTCGCCGAGCTTCTCCTCGGGCACGCCATAGACGGCGGCGCGCTTGGCGCCCCAGCCGCCGGCGAAGATGCCGGAGCCGCGCACGACGCCGTCGGGATTGATGCCGTTCACCTTGATGCCGTGCTCGCCGAGCTCGGCGGCGAGCAGCCGCACCTGGTGCGCCTGGTCCGCCTTGGTGGCCGAGTAGGCGATGTTGTTCGGGCCGGCGAAGACGCTGTTCTTCGACGAGATGTAGACGATGTCGCCGCCGAGTCCCTGATCGATCATCACCTTTGCCGCAGCCTTCGAGACGAGGAACGAGCCCTTCGCCATCACGTTGTGCTGCAGGTCCCAGTCGGCGACCGTCGTCTCCAGCAGCGACTTCGACAGCGACAGACCGGCGTTGTTCACCACCAGGTCGAGGCCGCCGAACGCGAGCAGAGCGGCATCAACGGCAGCCTGCACGGCGGCTTCGTCGGTGACGTTCGCCTGCACGCCGACGGCGACGTCGCTCGAGCCGATCTCTGCGGCCGCGGCGGCCGCCCTCTCGAGGTCGAGGTCGGCGATCACGACGCACGCGCCCTCGGCGGCGAGCCGCTTCGCCGTGGCGAGCCCGATGCCGGATGCCGCACCCGTCACGAGCGCGACGCGCGTCGCGAGCGGCTTCCGAGCCGGCCGGCGCTGGAGCTTGGCTTCCTCGAGCGCCCAGTACTCGATGCGGAACTTCTCCGCCTCGTCGATCGGCGCATACGACGAGACGGCCTCCGCGCCGCGCATCACGTTGATGGCGTTCACGTAGAACTCGCCCGCCACTCGCGCGGTCTGCTTGTCGGCGCCATAGCTGAACATGCCGACGCCCGGGATGAGCACGATCGCCGGGTCCGCACCGCGCATCGCGGGAGGCTCCTCGCCTCGAGCGCGCGCCGCAGCGGCGCCGCGCTCGTAGTACGCCGTGTAGTCGGCGCGATACGCCTCGTGCAGTTCGCGCAGGCGCGCGATCGAGTCCTCTGCCGACGCATTCGCCGGCAGGTCGAGCACGAGCGGCTTCACCTTGGTGCGCAAGAAGTGGTCGGGGCAGCTCGTCCCCAGCTCCGCGAGCCGCGGATGCTCCGCGCGAGCCACGAAGTCGAGCACCACGTCGCTGTCGGTGAAATGGCCCACCACCGGGTGATCGGTCGACGCCAGCCCGCGCAGCACGGGCGCGAGCGCCGCGGCCTTCGCGCGGCGGGCATCCTCGGGCAGGGCCTCGTAACCGTCGATGACGGAACCGAAGGGCTCCGGATGCCCGTGCTCCGCGAGGTGGGCCGCCGCGGTCTCGATGATCCACAGCGAGTTGGCCTCCGCCTCCTCGCTGGTGTCGCCCCACGCCGTGATGCCGTGCCCGCCGAGGATCGCGCCGATCGCGCCGGGGTTGTCGCGCTTCACCGCGGCGATGTCGAGCCCGAGCTGGAAGCCGGGGCGGCGCCACGGAACCCACACGACGCGGCCGCCGAAGGCGTCCTTCGTCAGCTGCTCGCCGTCTGCCGCAGTGGCGAACGCGATGCCCGAGTCGGGGTGCAGGTGGTCGACGTGCGCGGCATCCACCAGCGCGTGCATGGCCGTGTCGATCGACGGCGCGGCGCCGCCCTTGCCGTGCAGGCAGTAGTCGAACGCGGCGACCATCTCGTCTTCGCGCTCGACCCCCGGGTACACCTCGGGCAGAGCGCGCACGCGGTCGAGGCGCAGCACTGCGAGGCCGCTCTCGGTGAGAGTGCCGAGGTCGCCGCCCGAGCCCTTCACCCAGAGCAGCTCGACCGGCTCACCCGTGACGGGGTCGGTCTCGCTGCCCTTGGCCGAGGTGTTGCCGCCCGCGTAGTTCGTGTTGCGGGAATCGGCGCCCAGACGATTGCTGCGGGCGATGAGCTGAAGCGCGGTGGGGTTCGTCATGCGGTGGTTCCTTCTGAGGTCAGTGGGCTCAGCGCCGCGATGCGCGCGGCGAAACGCTCGATGGATGCCGTTGCAGCCGCTTCCTCCGGCCTGTTCAGGTGTCCATGAACGGTGCCCGGCTCCGTGGAGACGTCGATGTCGACGCCGGCAGCGCGCAGGGTGGCGGCGAACGCCTCACCGGAGACCCGCAGCTCGTCGACCTCGCTGTTGATCATGATCGTCGGCGGAAAGTCGCGCAGCTCGGCGGGCGTCGCGATGCCGGGGGCGGCCATGGTGTCGGCATCCTCCGCCGGGCCGCCGAGGTAGTTCTCGTACATGCGCCGCACCGCGTCAGGGCCGAAGTGATCGGCCACCGGGTCGGCGTCGAGGGCGGCACGCAGCGTGGCGTCCGGTGCGGGCTGCACCGCGAGCAGGGTCGGATACGCCAGCACCGCGAGCGCGGGAATCGGTCCACCCTCGGCGATCAGGCGCAGCGTCGCGCCGGTCGCGAGGTTGCCGCCGGCGCTTGCGCCGCCGAACGCCCACGCGCCGGACGCCGGTCCGGATGTCACCGCCCACCCGAAGGCGAACGCCGCTTCCTGCGAGGCGGTCGGGTAGTGAACGTCGCCGCGCGACGCCTGGTCGGGCTCCAGAGCCGGCGCCAGGCGATAGTCGACCGAGACGACGACGATGCCGCGGGACGCGAAAGCCCTCGCGACCCAGTCTCCCTCGGCCATGTCGAGGTCACCGGCCCAGAAGCCGCCGCCGTGCAGCCACACGAGCCCTGCGGCGGCTCGCTCGGTCGGCCGATAGATGCGCACGGGCAGTTCGCCGTGCGGTCCGTCGAGCACCCGATCCTCGGTGGTGATGGTGGCTGCTGTGATCGTGTCGTCGCTCGGTGTGGACGCGCTCATGCGCCCCATCCTGCCTGGGTTCCGCCGACGCGCTCCTGCTCGATCCTCTGCTGATAGCCGGATGCCGCATAGGCCGACATCGGGTCGGCGGGAAGCCCTCGAGACTCCCGCCAGTCGGCGAGGTCGCCGCGCACATCCGTGTAGAAGGCATCCATCACGATGCCGTTCGCGGCCAGCACGTCACCGGATGCCTGCGCGGCGCCGAGCGCGTCACGATCGACGAGCAGCGCCCGCGCCGTCATCTCCTGCACGTTGAGCACCGAACGGATCTGCCCAGGGACCTTCTTCTCGATGTTGTGACACTGGTCGAGCATGAACGCGACATCGGGGTTGGCGTATCCGCCGCCGCGCACGACCTCGAGGATGATGCGGAACAGCTGGAAGGGATCCGCCGCGCCCACGATCAGGTCATCGTCGGCGTAGAACCGCGAGTTGAAGTCGAAAGAGCCGAGCTTGCCGAGGCGCAGCAGCTGCATCACGATGAACTCGATGTTGGTGCCCGGCGCATGATGCCCGGTGTCGAGGCACACCACGGCCTTGTCGCCGAGAGCGCTGACCTGCGCGTACGACGTGCCCCAGTCCGGAACGTCGGTGTGATAGAACGCCGGCTCGAAGAACTTGTACTCCAGCACGAGGCGCTGGTGCTCGCCGAGCCGCTCGTAGATCGCCGACAGCGAGTCGTGCAGGCGGTCCTGCCGGGAGCGCATGTCGTCCTGGCCCGGATAGTTGGTGCCGTCGGCCAGCCAGATCTTGAGATCGCGGCTTCCGGTCTCGTTCATGATGTCGATGCACTCGAGGTGGTGATCGATCGCCTTCTGGCGAATGCGCGGGTCGGAGTGCGTCACCGAGCCGAGCTTGTAGTCGTCGTCCTGGAACGTGTTCGAGTTGACCGTGCCGAGCTTCACACCGTTGTCTTCGGCATGCCTGCGCAGATCGGAGTACGAGGGCACCTTGTCCCACGGGATGTGGAGCGCCACGCTCGGTGCGAGACCGGTGTGCTTGTGCACCTGCGCGGCATCCGAGATCTTCTCGAACGGGTCGCGAGGAACCCCGGCCTGACCGAACACCTTGAACCTGGTGCCCGAGTTGCCGAACGCCCAACTGGGGAGCTCGATGGCCTGCTGGGACAGCAGGTCGAGGGTGGCCGACGGAATCGTCATCGTAGTGCCTTTCGTGCGGGTTCCGCGTCGTCGCGGAGGAAGAGGAGAAGAAGGACGTGGTCGTGAGGCGCAGGGCGGCGAGCCCTCGGTCAGGTGCGGTCATCCGTGCCGCTCCGGCATGCGAGGCGGCCGTCCGGCCCGATGTCGTGCAGAAGGCCATCGAGGTTGAAGACCTCGGTCAGCCGCTCGGATGCCTGGTCGGCGCGTCCGTCGAGTGAGACGAAGAAGCGACCCATCTCGGCCTCCCAGCGCGCCGCCACCGCGGAATCGGCGAGGTAGCGCTCGCTGGATGCCGCGTCGTCCGTCTCGAAGTAGCCGATCAGCTCACCGTCGTCGGCGAGGAAGAGCGAGTAATTGCGGCGGCCGGATGCCTCGATCTCTCGCAGCATCTCCGGCCATACCTCCGCATGGCGCCGACGGTATTCGTCGAGCAGCTCGGGGCGTACGTGAAGACGGAAGCACACGCGTTGCGGTGACGTCATCGGCAAGCCCTTTCCCTCTGTGATCTCGGCAGGTGGTCGAGTCCGGTGATCCGATGATTGAATCGTTTCATAATCCTTGTTCGAGTGCAATGCCACAGGGCTCACGCGACTCGGTCGGCCGAGAGGGCGTGAACGCCGGCTTCGAGCGTGGCGGGCGCTGTCGATGACCAGCCTGCGGGGAGAACGAGGTCCGCGTGGATGCCGACGGGCACGGTCACCCGCAGTGTCGCGGCATCCGCGTCCCGGCTCCAGTCCACCGCGAGGCGCCCGTACGGCGTGTCCACGTGTGCTGAGCACGAGTCGAGCACGCCGTCGAGGTCCGGAGCGATGCGTGATCGTCGATATCCCGGCTCGACGAGATCGATGCCGGCGAGGCGTCGCATCATCCAGTCGACGACGCACCCGAAGGCGTAGTGGTTCATCGAGACCCGGTCGACGGTGCCGTCTTCGTGCACCGCATGCCAGGCCTCCCAGATGGTGGTGGCTCCGTGGTCGACCTCGTACAGCCACGAGGGGGCCGTGTCCTGCATGAGCAGGGTGCGGGCGAGGTCGGCATGGCCGTTCTCCCAGAGCACGTCGAGCAGGTAGGGCACCGAGACGAAGCCCGTGTCGAGGTGATCGCCTGCCTCGTGGATGAGCTCGACGAGCCTGCCGATGACGAGGTCGCGCCGGCCGGCCGGCACGGCGTCGAACGCCAGCGCGAGCACGTAGATGCCCTGCATGTTCGGCGCGATGAACCCGTCTGCGTCGACGTACTCGGCAGCGAAGGCGGCCCGAACCGCTGCAGCCTGCCGTCGCCGCGTCTCGGCAGCCGCCGTGTCGCCGAGCTCGTCCTCTGCGGAGGCGAGCAGGTCGAGCGAGAGCAGCTGGAACAGCGGCCCCGTCAGTTCCGCCGTGAGCCTCGGTGCGTTCATCATCGCGTCGAGCTCATCGTCGCCGTCGCCGAGAGTCGACGGTGCAAGCCAATCGCCGAAGTTGAAGGGGCCGTTCCAGAGCAGCTCGTGGTGGCCGCGCTGTTCGTCGCTCAGATCCGTGTCGCGCAGGCGGGGCGGCAGCACGTCGGCAGCGCTCTGGGTCTGGTGGTCGACCCAGTCCCGCATCGCGCCGACGTTGTCGGCGAGAAATCGGAGATCCCCGTAGTGGCGGTAGAGCGCCCACGGTGCGATCGTCACGGCGTCGCCCCAGCCGGCGGCGGCCCGGATTCCCGAGAGCCCTTCGTCGACCGCCACCGGATCGTCCATCGCGGGCGGCATCGGCACGATGATCGGCACCACCCCGTCGTGCGCCGACTGGTCCGCACGCAGATTCGCGAGCCATCTGTCGAGGAACGACGCCACGCCCATGAGGGTCGAGGCGGTCGGCGCGAAGATCTGCAGGTCGCCGGTCCAGCCGGCACGCTCGCGCTGCGGACAGTCGGTCGGCACGGCGAGAAAGTTCGACCGCTGCGACCACAGCGTGTTCTCGACGAGACGGTCGAGCCGAGCATTCGACGAGGCGAACGACGCGGTCTGCTCGAGGTCGTTCGCGATCACGATCGCGACGAAGTCCTCCGCCAGAGGGGTGCCCGGATAGCCGATGAGCTTCACGTAGCGAAAGCCGTGGAAGGTGAACAGCGGCTCCCATGTCTCGCCACTCGCGTGTCCGGCGAGCACGTATTCGTCGGCCTGGTCTTTGTTGACACCGAGGATGTTGTCGAGAAAGTTGCCGTCGGCATCCACGACCTCGGCGTGCTCCAGTCGCACCACCGTGCCCGCCGCACCTCGCACGGTCATGCGCACTCGGCCGGCGACGACCTGGCCGAAGTCGAGAACCGTCTCGCCCGACGGAGTGGAGAGGATGTCCGCCACCGTCAGCTCGCGCACCCGCCGCACCGGCTCGCCGATGAACGGCACCAGCGGCATGGCGACCTCCGGTGCGCCGGCGACGACGACCGTGCCCGGCTCCCAACCCGCGGCGTCGAAGCCGGGGGAGTCCCAGCCCGGTATCTCCCGTCTGGCGTCGTATCGCTCGCCGATGAAGATGTCCGACCAGTCGATCGGACCGCGCGAGCTGAGCACGGTCTCGTCCGGCGTGATCACGGTGCGGCTGTCGTCGGCGAAGGTCAGTTCCAGCCGCCAGGTGGCCCGCAGAATGCGTCCGTACTGCGCGCTGCGACCCAGGATCGAGATGCGGCCCGCATACCAGCCGTCGCCGAGGATCACGCCGAGTGCGTTCGATCCGGCGTGCACGAGCGACGTGACGTCGTGCGTGTGCACCGAGATGGAGTGCTGATAGCTCTCGTAGCCGGGTTCGAACAGCTCGTCGCTCGCCGGAACGCCGTTGAGCGACGAGCAGTTCACGCCCTGGCTGCTGATGCGAAGGCGGGCAGCAACGGGCGCTTCGGTGATCGTGAACTCCTGACGCAGGAAGCGCGGCGGGTGCAGCCGTTCGCTCGGCGCGGGTGCGCCGGCCGCCGGCGCGAACGAGTCCGGGCCGAGCGTCATCGGCCCTTCGACGAGAACCGGTTCCTGTCGCGGCTCGAACCACGGGGCATCCCAGGTGTCGAGGCCGATGCCGAACTTCCCGGATGCCCGCACCTCGCGTTCGTCTCCCGCGAGCCGCACGGCGAGCTCCCACGTGTACTCGGTTCCCGGCTCTCCGACGAAGCCGGGAACGCTGACGGCCACGGAGTCAGCGGCATCGATCCAGTCGGTGTCGGCGACGGGCTCTCCGGCGACCCGTCCGTTGGCGGCTTCGAGAATCCGGATGCGATACCCCGCCTGCCCGAGCGTCGACGCGTCGTCAGCGTCATCGGCGACCACGTGCCAGAAGAACGCGGGTGAGCACCGGGCGATGGCCATCGGGCGATCCAGATGATCGACACGAAGGCGGTCGAGGTGGGCCATGGTGACTCCTTCGTCATGGGTGCGGATTGGCCGAGGGGCGCGTCCAAGGACGGGGCCCACAGCGCGACCGGCTTTTGCTTTGAAACGATTCAAGAAAGAATCTAGGTGTACGGCGCCGCCCGCGTCAAGGGATCGAACCACCCTTGGGCTCCGGTGCGGAGTGCGCTCCAGCTCGCGGGCTCGGCGCGTAGTGACGCGGCACCGGCCCGGCAGTGGACTGATTCGTTTCAGTCCGCGAGGATGGGCTCGGGCGGAACGAACCGGCAAGATGAGCAACAGCGCGACAGTGCGTTCAGGAGGTCCTCATGGTCAGTGTGCGCGATGTTGCGATCGCAGCGGGCGTCTCGGTCGGCACCGTGTCGAACGTGCTCAACAGGCCGGATCGGGTCGCAGCGGCCACCGTCGAGCGGGTCAACGCAGCCATCGCCGACCTGGGCTTCGTGCGCAACGACGCCGCGCGCCAGCTTCGGGCGGGCCGGAGCAGGAGCATCGGGCTGATCGTGCTCGATGTCGGCAACCCGTTCTTCACCGACGTCGCTCGTGGCGCCGAGACCCGGGCTGCGGCCGACGGGTTCTCTGTGCTGCTCGGCAACAGCGACGAGTCCACCTCCCGCGAGGGCGGCTACCTCGACCTCTTCGAAGAACAACGGGTGCACGGCGTGCTCATCAGCCCCGTCGAAGACGACCTCCCGCGGCTGCGCACGACGCGGGAACGAGGCATCCCGGTCGTGCTCGTGGACCGCGAAGCGCCTGACCGCAACTTCTCGTCCGTCGCCGTCGACGACGTGGCGGGAGGCCGTGCGGCCGCCGAGCACCTGATCTCGATCGGCCGCAGGCGCATCGCGTTCGTGGGCGGTCCGCAGTCGATCAGGCAGGTCGCCGATCGACTCGCGGGCGCGCGCATCGCCGCCTCGGAACGTGCAGAGGTGGCTTTGGAGTACATCCCCACCTCGTCGCTCACCGTTCGTGCGGGAGCCGAGGCGGCGAAGACCTTCCTCGCCAGGGACCCCTCGCAGCGGCCCGACGCGGTGTTCGCGGCCAACGACCTGGTCTCCATCGGTGTGCTGCAGGCCGCGATGCTCACGGGCGCCAAGGTTCCCGATGACCTCGCGATCATCGGGTACGACGACATCGACTTCGTCGCGACGGCGACGGTGCCGCTCACCTCGATGCGGCAGCCGGCCGCCCTCATCGGACACACCGCCGTCGACCTGCTGCTGGGTGAGGCGGAGCACGGCGAGGGTTTCGAGCCTCAGCAGGTCGTGTACCAGCCGGAACTCGTCGTGCGTCAGTCGACGAGCGGCTGACGCTCCATGGAGCATCAGGAGCGGGCGCTCGCGGCCTACGTCGACGACGTGCGCGACGACGACGACGTGCTCGCGGTCATCCTCGTCGGCTCGCTGGCGCGGGGAACCGAACGCGAGACGTCCGATGTCGATGTCTACCTGGTCGTCACCGACGAGCGCTTCGCTCGCGCGACGCGCGACAGCAGCTTCGCGTGGACCGCGCGCAACGGGGTCGACTATCCCGGCTCGTACATCGACGTGAAACTCGCGAGCCCCGCCTATCTGGCGACGGCGGCCGAACGCGGAGACGATCCGACAAGGGCGTCGTTCGCCGGCGCCAGGATCGCCTTCTCCCGGGAGCGGTCGTTCGACGGCCTGCTCGCGAAGATCGTCCGGCTCGACGATGACGCGTGGGACGAACGCGTGCGCTCGCACGTGGCGCAGGCGCGTCTGTACGGCGGCTACTTCCTCGTTCAGGGCGAGCAGCGCGGAGACTCGTTCCTCGCTCGCCACGCCGCGGTGCACCTCGCGCTCGCGGCGGCGCGGGCCGCGCTGGCGGCCGCGCACGTGCTGATGCCCGGTCCGAAGTACATCTCGGGCCTGGTGCGCTCCGTTCCTTCCCCGGAAGGCTTCGTGGATGCCTGGCAGCACGCCGTCGATGAACCGGGCCTCACCACAGGCAGCGAACTGCTGAACCGCCTGACCGACTGGCTCGGGCACGGCATCACGCCCGACGAGGCGTTGTCGACGTTCATCCGCGACAACGAGCTCACCTGGTTGCGCGGCGGCGTGCCCGCCGAGTACCTCTGAGCACCGGCGGGCACGTTCGGTTCAGCCCTTGACGGCGCCGCTCGTCATGCCTGCGACGATCTGCCGGTTGAAGAAGATGTACATGATCAACGGCGGAATCGTGATGAGCAGGATGTTCATGAACAGCAGATTGAACTGGCTCACCGACTGGCTCTGGAAGTTGTAGAGCGTCAGCTGCACCGTCGGGTTGTCGCTGCCGGGCAAGAAGTACAGCGGGCCGGTGAAGTCGTTGAAGACCGCGACGGCCTGCACGACGACCACGGTCACGACCACGGGACGCAGCAGGGGCAGGATCACCTGGAAGAACAGCCGCATCGCTCCCGCGCCGTCGATGATCGCCGCCTCGTCGAGCTCTCTCGGGATCGTCGCGACGAAGGCCCTGAACAGCAGGATCGCGAAGGAGAGCCCGAAGGTCGCCTCGACCAGGATCATCCCCACCAGCGTGTCGAAGATGCCGAGTCCTTGGAGCACCCAGATGGTCGGCACCACGGCGGGCGGCACGATCAGCCCGGCGAGCACGAGGAAGTTGACCAGATGGTTCAGTCTGGTGCGCTTGCGCTGGAGCAGGTAGCCGACCATGGCGGCGAAGACCACCATGATGGCCACGCTCACCACGGTGAGCACGATGCTGTTGATGAACGCGGCAAGCAGCTGGTAGTCGTTCGTCTGGATGACGTCGATGAAGTTCTTCGAGATCTGCCAGTCGGTGGGCCAGGTGAAGCCCATCAGACCCGCTTGTTTCGGGTCCTTCGCCGCTTGCAGAACGATGAAGATGAACGGCACGAGAAAGACGACCACCGACACGAGGATCGCGATGATCCCGAGCAGGTACTTGCGGGTGAACCGCCGGAACGTCATGGGGCGGCGTGCCGGCTTGTAGCGGCCGGTGCCGTTCGGCCCCATCGTGGTGATGGCTTTGGTGACGGTCACAGCTCCGCCTCCCTTCTGTTCAGGAACCATTGGACGGGCAGCATGATGGCCGTCACGACCAGGAACAGAATGACGTTGCCCGCCGTCGACAGACCGAAGAACCCGGCCTGGTACTGCTTGTAGATGACCGAGGCGATGACGTCGCTGGAGAAGCCGGGGCCGCCGTTGGTCATGGCCCAGATCAGGTCGAACGACCGCAGGCCGCCGATGAGCGAGAGGATGATCACTGTCGCCATCGCGGGCCGCACCAGCGGCAGCGTGACGTTGCGGAACACCTGCCAAGCGCCTGCGCCGTCGACGCGTGCCGCCTCGAAGTACTCGGACGGAATCGCCACGATGCCGGCCATGAAGATGAGCGTGGCGATGCCGACGCCCTTCCAGATGTCCACGCCGGCCACGGTGAGCAGCGCGAGGTGGGGATCGGTGTACCACCCGGGCTGGGGCAGGTGGAAGAACCCGAGCACCTGGTTCACGACGCCGTGGAACGGGTCGAGCAGCGCCTTCCACGTGAGCCCGACGCCGACGGTCGAGACCAGAACGGGGAAGAAGACGACAGCGCGCAGATAGCCGCGGCCGAAGATCGGGCTGGTGAGCAGCAACGCGAGTCCGAGGCCGAGCACGACCTTCGCGGCGGAGGTCACGAACCCGTAGATGAGGGTGTTGACGAAGCCCTGCGTCAGCGCGGGCGTCTGGAAGAACTGAACGAAGTTGCCGAAGCCGATGAACTGCTGGCTGAAGAGCGTCCACCGGGTGAGGGCGAAGTAGAACGACGAGAACGTCGGAAGGGCGAAGAAGACGAGATACAGCACCCCGGCCGGAATGTAGAACCACGAGGGATACGGGCTTCGGATGCTGCGGCGGCGCTCCTTCTGCGGGCCACCCGACGTCGTCGGACCCGCTTTCTCTACGCGCAGGGCTGCGGTGGTCATGGGTACTCCCTGATCAGGGAGTCGGGGGTCGACCGATGAAGCTCGCCGACCCCCGACTCTCACTCGATTTTTTCGGACGTGCTGCCGGATCACCAGCCCTTGATGCCGAGCTGCTGAGCCTGCGCCTTCACGTCCTGGTCGTACTGCTGGGCACCGACCTGGGCGGTCGTGGTGCCGGAGCCCACGCCCACGAGGATCGTTTCGAGGTTCGGTCCCTTGATCGGCGAGAGGAACTCGAGGGCGACGCTCGCCTTGTCGTCCTTGATGTAGTTCTGCACGTCGCCGATCAGTGCGGGAACGCTCGACGGCAGCGTGCAAGCGCTCGTCGAGTACGGGCCGGCGGCGGCACCGGTCTTGTTCTGCACGTCGCAGCCGGCCGGCGAGTTGAGGAACGCCACGAACTTCTTGGCGGCGTCGAGCTTGTCACCCGTCGTCGTGTTGGGAATGTAGAGAGCGTTCGGCTCCCACACCGTCAGCGACGTGACCGACGAGCTGGCTGCCGGGATGGCGAACACCCCGATGTCGTTGACGCTGTCCGGGTTGTCCTGCTCGACGGTCGCGATCGCACCGGTCAGCATCGGGTACTGCGCCGCCTTTCCGGTGGCGAGGGCATCCATCGCCTGTGCGTTCGTCATCGAGGCGAAGTCCTTGTTGACCAGACCGTCCGTGCGGATCTCTGCGGTGTGCTGGAAGCCCTCGAAGGCCGGCGGGTTCACGTACTTCGCGTCGCCCTTGTTGTTGGTGTAGTTCGACGCCCAGTTCGGGTCCTGCTTCGCGACGTTCGCGAAGTCTCCGAGAACCAGCAGCTGGCTGGTCCAGGTGTCGCCGTACGACTGCAGGATCGGCGTCACCCCCGGGTCGGCCGACGCGATCTTCTTGCTGTTGGCGACGAACTCATCCCACGTCGTGGGAACGGAGAGCCCGAGCTTCTCGTAGATCTTCTTGTTGTAGAGGATGCCGCCGGCCTGCGACGTGCCCAGTGGCGCGCCGTACACCTTGCCGCCCGCCGTGACGACCTCTTTGAAGTTCTTGTCGAGGTCTTTGACCCAGCTCTCGTTGCTGAGGTCGACCATGGTGGTCTTCGGGTTCAGCGCTTGGAACAGCGAACCCGAGTTGTAGTGGAAGACGTCGTCCATGGTCTTGGTCGACAGCTTCGTCTTCATCAGGTTGTCGCCCTGCGTGCCCGCCGGCTGGGTGTCCATCTTGACCTTGATGTTCGGGTACTTCTTCTCGAACGCCGCGATCAACGCCTTGCCCTGTGCCGTGTCTGCTGCGTCGTTCTGGGTCAGGAAGGAGATGGTCACCTTGCCGCCCGAACTGTTGCTCGTTCCGCCGAAGCCGCTGCACCCTGCGAGAGCAAGAGTGGCCGCGGCGACGGACGCGGTCGCCACCAGGACGCGCCGCATGGGGGAGAACTTCATCCCGTTACCTCCTTGTAATGCGAGACGGTTCGTTCCGCTCGCCACCGGGGAAATCTTGAACGGCAATTGAAACCATTCAACGACTCGAACGATACGGGGACATTGAGGCATGGTCAAGAGTTGAGCCGGTATCGGCATCACGATCACGTAACGCGGGACCGGTCTACTCCCTTATTGGTGCTCGTTACTATGAATCGTTTCAGCTGAAGATGGATGCTCCGCCGCGGTCGCCGACGACCACGGGTCGTCCCTGCGTGGGACCACGAAG from Humibacter ginsenosidimutans harbors:
- a CDS encoding ABC transporter substrate-binding protein, which produces MKFSPMRRVLVATASVAAATLALAGCSGFGGTSNSSGGKVTISFLTQNDAADTAQGKALIAAFEKKYPNIKVKMDTQPAGTQGDNLMKTKLSTKTMDDVFHYNSGSLFQALNPKTTMVDLSNESWVKDLDKNFKEVVTAGGKVYGAPLGTSQAGGILYNKKIYEKLGLSVPTTWDEFVANSKKIASADPGVTPILQSYGDTWTSQLLVLGDFANVAKQDPNWASNYTNNKGDAKYVNPPAFEGFQHTAEIRTDGLVNKDFASMTNAQAMDALATGKAAQYPMLTGAIATVEQDNPDSVNDIGVFAIPAASSSVTSLTVWEPNALYIPNTTTGDKLDAAKKFVAFLNSPAGCDVQNKTGAAAGPYSTSACTLPSSVPALIGDVQNYIKDDKASVALEFLSPIKGPNLETILVGVGSGTTTAQVGAQQYDQDVKAQAQQLGIKGW